DNA from Aphis gossypii isolate Hap1 chromosome 3, ASM2018417v2, whole genome shotgun sequence:
acaatATCTTACTTTATTGACTTTAAGagatttttatatctaaacgTATTttcgtaatataaaattataatggataACAATCACCGAATTCTTGAAATGTTACCTAGATGACGTTGAAAATGGTAAGTcgcttaatatttttggtattactgtattaaggatgtataaaataaaactagatgggtattatgtgttaattattatattttacacaatttttcaACAACTGGTGAATCATATGCAGATTATTCTCATCAAAGTAATGATATAATCATACATAACTAATAGTGATGTTAATCGTTCTACAACAACATAAAGctcaaatttaagttaaatttaaaatatttatgaaaatttttataaattaatataataatatatttatatttatatatatcactgcgtaaacagttttaaataaaaataatatgacatattactataataatttgttttttgtttttgaaaaataacattatatagagatagacacaataatattctCCGTGTTATCCAAGtactaatcaaaaaaaattaaattacatttttataaacacttaagttcgttttttaatttttttttcccgtATCAACTTTAAACTTGgtgagttaaatttattattttttaactatcttaactttttactttttaatccTAACTCAACGATAttgtattaacttaatttgagtgaatcattatttattttcattaacttacTCGCCTTTGAATCGTCTACAATGTCTAAATCCGATATTTGCATTGCATCAGCAAGATTCACTCCGACCTATAATGTATGGTATCTATATACGGTACgctttaggtacctatattatagcgGTGGTACTTACCTTGTTGATTTAGACTGAAACGAATGTCTTGTAAACGATTTACGAAACACTAAAACGTGGGATGGGTGGGTGGGTGTAGGAGAGGAGgaggaaaataatatgtaaataattcaaaaaatagtgGCATTTGGAAATTGCCTGGACAATCAGCGCGCAATTAGATATGACCCAGTAAACACGAATCTTTGGCCCGTGATTATAGTCGTCAGCTAGCGCCCCGGTAACCGGTACAATTTTTTCCGACAATTTTGCAAACGACCCGTTGCCCGCGTTAACATAATCTGCAATGCAACAGCCATGTTTAGCGAACGGTTTTAGGCACAGACGCGTATTACGTGTTGGGGTCACGCACGGCACATGTTTTCCCGTCTTAACACGCCGTGTCCGTGTAGACAATGCCGGTGGCGTGCCGACGATTAATCGACTATCGACATTTAAATTCGCCGTGTACTCGAGTCGGCGTGTGTAAGACGTAAAACTGTaccgtattgtattattttactattctcGAGAAACACGGTCACGTggaatcgtaataatattgccCGTGTGTTAAGGGCAAACCTATACGATGTGCGATGTGCGCGATCCCCGACACCgtcctataatataatcacgtTAGTCgagagtaggtacctatattatatctgtaaGCCAAAGGTGcgagtataacataatatggtttactgtaaatataatatacgagtgaATGTATAGTCGGGCTACACATTTTTGCGTGgggacaaaaataatattatgtacgaatATTGACCAAACgcgaaatactgttttttatgATGTGATTGGTCAACCGAATAGTCAACTGCTAATATTAGTAGCGTTTTTCAGCTATAGgtaacgatgataataataataataataatagtaataattaaatagaggTACTACCTCCAGACGaaatttatagattaaattgTCTCTGCGTCctatgtgtatttaatttaattcttgttttgtaataaatccTAAATTATCCAACCTACATACAATTCTGTATTGACGTTTGTAAAACAAACAATTCGTTCaatgatttgattttgaaCTAATCgtgaattaaattgaattgttGAGCAACTGGTTACGCTGTTGTTCTTTTGTTTCTACGCACACATTTCGAAAttataacaatcaaaatagtacaatatatttgtataatatataacgcacagcggtatatatatataaatacatataggtaataggtatacctattgtagtattgtgtatgtattataatgatatgcgTGTaacatatcaaattataagacaatatgacattttttaacaatctTTAATTACTGACGaaagaaattaatatcatttttaattctactaattgataataaatgtacaaattaataaatgtattaaaaaaaacaagtcataaattaattcaaatattatataaatattttattacagatttttattaactcTTTTGGTATTGGGTATACAAAAGTATATTGATATAtgtattaagattttatttcaacCGACGTGCCGATGTTGATTCATaaaattcacatattatttcgCTAAATAgatagtaaaaatacttaaaacaaattatttttataattttttaagtgtataaaatatagtgattacttaataattaatattctctCAAGtgccttttatttatttctatacattcaatgtatttttttcttatccaTCTTTTATTAGTTCAAACAAAACAATCTCTCTTGGTTATTTTGTTGCAATGAAATCCACCTCTGTTTCCACTAATCAGCCAGTTTGCTGTCATCTTAACAATCAAGTGTATAATGAATACAGATACAGTtgatttcttctttttttcaagcttttttttttgtcgtaatgtgttgttttattttccttCATATTGTCTCTTTAccagatttaatatatttttttcatcgacCATTTcgcttttagtttttaatacttatacactCATACCtttccataaatataaaaaaggtaaagttttttttaagtaaatgctTTGTACAATAGTAGCCGTACTATGGAATTtgagaaatgtatttttgaaaattaaatattggtaaACGTACCTgcctatactaaatatttattaattattttttgcttataaaatgtatcatgtattaaaaacattttaaaacatagtaatgtaatcacattataataggtagtaggtacatgCAGCAATGCGAACGGTATCTGAGTATTTGACCATTAGTAATTTGacgttatttgttaatttgaataattagtagtgcgtattaaatactattaatataaatttaacatggtACCCGTgcataagtaataagtataataagcttaaaagataataatattaaacgatgACAACGAAATATTGAGAGACGAATTCACCCAGCGAGTGCCCTCGTCTTTTAGTGTATTTTATGCTATAttaccaaataaatattattaaaaaatttttttattaatttcatgaaatatattaaatttattattttactactactacttataataataataataataataatcataatcatcatcattattagctaatataatagtaatgcaGCAATGCGTGCAGCAACACGTACTCAACTGCACCGAAAGATATAACATGACGTTCGCTCGCCCGTTGTACGTACGTACTAGGtagattatacatttatagatacatatattattatattatcgttgtaCCGTTCCGGAAAATCGATTTcattgataacaataatattatatactagccACTAGGCAAATCTAGTAGGTACACCTAGTAAACAGCGTAACTATATATGATATCTATACTACTTAtatgttatgacttatgatatTCCTACATCCATTATTGTAGACCTACCGACAGCAcaaatgtcgataaaataataaaaaaaacgtatataacatatattatgtatttggtaTATCATATCCAAGTGGAAATCTAGggtatttataacaatgtcAGAAGACGTAACTggataataatagaatatcaCATACACACGCGTGCTCCCTACCTATAAATCCAActgctattttttattattattattctttcggTTATTATGTCATGGTTTGCGTCTGGTGGCAGAGAAAAACGTTACTAACAGTGAAAAATGGAGGGAAACTAAGGCGATACATAATTAACGGTCTCGAGCCAGTGTCCGTCATAGACCACGCTACCATCATACCGGGAAATTGTAGTTGTTTATTGGATAAAGTACAGAGTTACATTGCCATTATCATTaccgttgttattattatacttgttatttttattattattattattatttattagaatattatcgtTGTGGTCGGTGTTCTTACTATCATTGTCAGTCTCCTCGGCCAGTTCGTTCAACGACTAGAAAATTCGAACAGTGGGCCGTTAGCTGTTTACTATAAACTGAACTTCTAGAGATAcactgaaatattaaaataccaaggaattttgaaaaaaaaaacattgatcgGTCTACTCGCAAGACATGAACTCCGCACTACTAAGCCGGGTAAGTTCCTAcatgatatacataatattatattatattatatacctacgtaaataccaataatataatttggtcTCTTTTGAATATCGATTGCGGTTAACTTAGAGTTATCTTAGATATCGGACGTTTTtccatgataattatatttatcagtgaatgctttgaatattttttacaaacggTTTGTGAAACGTAGGTACTTAGTACACgattagcataataatatagtattatgatatatttttatgccacAGTTAGAATAAACTCggtgaaaatgtattacttttaaGGGTATATGTGTTTAACATCAGATATCAGTTAAGTTTctgtaatatgtacctatcgtGTTAGGTtcaaattcattattcattataaatttaagcacCTATTAGTGGGAAAATCTTAAACTCGCatgtaagaaaataattttagtttatacaaGATATAAGTAAGtagttgtattgtatataatatacattattttgatacGTAGCAAATGACGTGAATGAAATTGGAGATATTTTACAACTACTgttgttttagtatattattacaaggtAATAtcgtattacattatactgagtaaatatttcatagtgatttatttatatgtttatttataaaatatttaatatttatatacatacctatacataataatatattatattatactatctaaatcaaatatttattttcaataatatgaaatgtaattaatttacatttgaaaacaattctCGAGATCTTTTGTAgagttcatttaaaattaaaccttttgataaaaatgttcactaaataaaatatattttctatatattttataaaatgggatattttagtttaatatgataacaacTTATAAGGGCCCTCTGTCTATTCTAAAGcctgataaattttaaattaatactcgTATGTTAACATGACAGATAACATGTTAAGTTTATTGATGTAGTTTaacttgaattttgaaaaaagtactAATACCCAATACTTACTACTATCTACCAAGAACACAATACATTGTAAATAGCACTATTTCattgaatttcaatttttactaaCTATGGCAGATAATTAacattactgttattataattaaaaaataaagttttataagatatatagaTGATAAGTTTCAGAACATAATTCGTTCAGAATAAGagtaattacctacctactttatgttttgtattaaaaatgtgtacctaCGTTGTAATCATACGAAAtcgtttgaaaatgtaatctaaattcatatttttttctcatcaCCTTTAATGGAGTATAAAGATGCAAGTAAAAATTAcacttttgtattatatttctctCTACTCTATTTTCTCCTCTTACGTAGATTACATTCACTATACAATAACTAAAGCAAtggataatattgttattgaaaaattttccTATCTTAAAATCTTAACTATGCTTTGTTAGAGAGTGACCTAATTTGTTTTCAGATCTTCTGATACTTTCAgcccatttaaatttaacaatcttagtatatttaatttaattagtgaataactttggaaaaaaaataaaatcaagataacaacattattaattgctatagattatagttaattttatacaaacttCCAGACTGACAATATTGGAGAATGGAAATGTaaagttttgaataattttttattagacaaGGACTTATTTTgcgtacaaatttattatttgatatacaaaatctattaaaattcaaaacttacGTTTAAGttagtgttttataaattacaaaagatgaaaaattatattttcaaagtcTAACTTTATAATGGTACAAgagttttgaaattaaaaaacttattttttcttttaaatatttaaatcaaagttaaccaattaattaaattattttctgtagtggaatttataagtttaaaaatatacaaattatttaaaaattatttattatttttttcattttaaataaatttaaattaacatattatgcgGGATAACGTACCATAATATTTGGATTCCATCTTCAGAAagtcaacataaaaataaaatctaaaattgatttaaagcTATTTCTTAAGTGTTGTTCACTGTTGAGTGACGtaacatttgaataattaacctCAACCCAAATAATATGGTACTCAGACGAGTTGTTTACTTGGAAATGATGCACAACATATCTATACAGCAAAATttccataatttaatatctataggttaggcaaataaataaaattgacttaCTAAGTTataatgaaacaatttttgaccagtaaaataaaaatatctataatgtaCTCATACTTATATTGCAatttattggtaaaaatactcattgtatgtatgtattaaaaatgctatttaagttataaattatattagtaatagaCTTACAACTTGCAATATCTATCATAGCCatgatatatgtttataaggaaaaaaaatcattatatcgtATCATTCGTAtccaatgtataatttaaaataatattgtacagtaggtatttattatacatgtatgtattatgaatactGAATAGTACCTAAGGACacgattattttagtaaaaaataatagtagtaataaaatattagcattGAGATATCgatcaatgtttaaaaattattttttattttaaacatttaaaaattttatttttataaatttaaaattagtttatattagaaaatgctagtagacaaaaatattttatttattgctattgtgaaataaataatgatatgatataaatctGAATGAGTCACAAACACAATTAGTATTGTCTGTATTTCATCTAAGATATTgactaaatttagttttatcattcgtataatataattctaaacaGTGCATACAAAGTATaatcgattataataaattatatacatttgacTTGTGTCATTACAATGTTTATCAATCTAAACttaactgataaaaatattatatatggatatttttaaaagaaccaAATTTATagtcaaaaaaacaattgatacTTTATGTGGGTTGAGAATTGTGAATTGTGAATTTAACATTCGTTTCTATTTACTTAAATCTATGATGCTATTCAAACGTTTGTACGTTTGTTCAAGAGTTAAAGTTATTGAAATCCTTTTCTTCCTACacgttaaattatgtaaacatgTCTATACAGAAGTGCTTGGCaggaaatatttattgacacgataagatttttatgtaaacttatagaaaatcaGCCAAAAGTCAAATaagatattgttataatattatacacttataatagGACAGAGTCATCCGGAATTACATCAgtcacatgttaataatttgtaataatatttttgataaaagtagAATTTATTCTAAGACACTTATTATCTAGAATCTAGATAGTATTAGATCGAGAATTAGCCactaatgttaattaaattaaaaatattgtgtcaACAAGAAAGATGCCGTAAGAGAAATGTCaacattatttacaatgataaagatataggtaaataaatattggtacATTGTAGAACTTTTGGATTTGAACGTGAATTGAGATTAACGTGATCACGTGTTTTTCAATTCACGtgtatttagatttaattcaCGTGTACTTAATTGGAAAATTACGAACAATTATTTCTCGCGTAttccaaacataatatttattaacttaatattaatataataatataacatttaaaaatatatgtatattaataattgaagaaaaaaaaattttaaatatataagtacacctACTATTCTAAATAACTGTTTCATGAGCaatattatcgtaaaaatattatacataatgtgtattaataaaaaaaatggactTGAAATAAATTCGTGGATTTACATATACGAGTAGTTAAATAGAACAGTGCGTTGTGTTTgcaagttaaaaatgtttaatatttcatatttcacaaaaaataaaaattaatatatttatttaaacgtaccaaatttcaatttataacaaccatattaaattgttattcataaactatagtgtaaattaataagaatccAATCAAAATAAGATACAGATAGCATTTCAATAACGCATACctgttacaaaatataaacttgtCTACTAAGTGCTACAATTGAGATgagtttacaattattaatttttgtgccatattttaataaccattaaTGACTAAAtccaaagtaaataaaaacgataaaaacatTCTGATGTGAAATAGTATTCACAGCACgcaattttttattctgtattgCACGAAGTGTGTTATGTAAACTGTATAGTCCCCGATTACAATAATGATACGATAAATCTGTTTTTAGGCGttcagaatattaatttttgcgtCATGGGCCCAGAGAGTTGTCTGGTGTCAATATTACGGTGAGCAGATAGGGGATGGCCGTGGTCATAACGAAGAACATCACGAAGATCATCACGTAAGTAATGAAAATCGAACTTTATATGTTAGGTATTAATAGTAGTGGAAGTAAGTTGTAGTAACAGCTTTATTCTATGTCATGAAAACTCCGTGGTGTGAAATAATCGATTCAacactgaataatattatatgaaaacaaaGTGCGCTTAAACCATATGATTTGGAAAGCAGAAAAATGCAGTATTAAATTGGCCAATCTAAACACTAATCAACTTAACTTTagggtatacataatatgcgtatcaacattattttcgattctaaataatagaatcattacattgtataaattacagtcttttaaaatgtatgacttATGCTTacactttttcttttttcatctgacaataataaattaaaataatactgtaattattaattttaatcgcaaatttaacattttcagtTTTATCTGTACAACGATGTCGCTACATTATATAGTCTAATACTACAGCTAGTGTCGCTTATGCGGggcctataataatactttatgaaTTCGTTTTGAACTCGGATTTTCGCAGGTGAAGCCGTTGTACAAGTATGGGTATTGGGTGCACGATCCCAAAACCAAGGATGTCAAGAGCCACTGGGAACACCGGGACGGAGACACGGTGCACGGTTCGTACTCGTTTCTTCAACCGGACGGACACATGAGAGTGGTCGAGTACACGGCCGACAAACATAACGGATTCAACGCTCACGTCAAGTACATGTACGAGGGGCACGGAGAGGGAAGCGACGGAGGAGGCGGAGATGGCGGTGGATTCGGGGGTattggcggcggcggtggcggatTCGGAGGCGGCGGTGGTGGATTCGGAggaggcggcggcggcggcggtggatTCGGCGGCTTCGATCACCATTTAGAGGACGCGTCGGGAAAACAGTCGGCACACATCGGCGGGGGTAAAGGCGCCGGGCCGAGCAGCCGACCGAAGCAGCCGTTGCACAAGTTCTACAAGAAACCGCGGACGGAAAAACAGGGCGGCCAACCGGGCCAGTACAAGAAGCCACATCAGTTCGACGGCCGTCCGAAACCTATCGGCGGCTACAAGAAACAGCGGCTGTCGCCGGGAGCGGAACAGTCGGCCGAACACCACATCGGAGGCAGGCCCAACGGCCATTTCGATCAGTTGCCCAAGTTCGGAGCGGCGCCCGGACACCATCACGGTCACGCCAATCCGCCGGGCGGCAGCAGCGTCGGTAACCCCGACCGTTATCTCGCGAATCAACAGCTGCTGGTCCCGGGCGGCGGAAGTCCCGAACGTTATCAGTCGAACCACTTGGGCGGCGGCACCGGTCCGTTCGTGTACTTGGCCGAAGACCAGGGCGCCGAACAACCGGCCGCCGACCACTTTTCCCGGAAGTACGCGTCGCCGGCTGTGGCGTCCGACAAGTCCGCCTACCTGACCGGCATCCAACACCTTTCGTCCGAACACGACGTGGTGGTGCACCGCCGTCAACCGGACGTAGCGCCCGCCGCGTCGACGGAACACCAGCACCACAGGAGTTCGTCCGAGGAACGGCAGCAACAGGTGCCGGGTTCGGAGCTGGAGCCTCCCCGACCGGAGCAGGAAGACGGATTTTCCGGGAGGTCTCGTGACGACGCGAGCGCGCCGGCGCAGtacgacgacaacgacgacgaccgtTCTCGGGAACGGGACGACGGAGGAGACTACCGGGAAGATCACGCGGCCGACTCCGCCGACGAAACGCCGGCAACGACAATGGTACAAAATAAGCAACCGTTACGGGAATACCGTTTCGAGGAGCCGCCCTATCCGTTCGAAATCCCCGAAAACGTGCGAATCTCCAGCAAATACCACAAGAGACACTCGTCACAGCCGTCTCCCGCGGCAGTTGACTGGCACCAGCCGTACCAGTCTGCGTCGTCGTACTTTCCCAGCTGGTACCGGGGCAGCGGCAACCTGCAGAAACACTACCATTAAGGGGGAGTTACTGGTTTTTTGGCCGAGTTCTGTTAACCCCAAAACGACTATTTACCAGcagtattagtattataggtacattataatatcatagttgcgatttgttgttatttttattattgttaaatcgtTTTAGTTTACACTGTATAATTCAATACGTCCATATTGGCAACTCCGtaagtatataaagtataataattgcttttataactttttgtcGTACATGTATTTAGTTACGGTCTAATACGACAATGTATATCGTCTTCGTCATTGGCGTTTAACTATAGATCAGGATAAACCTGCACAGTTACCATATTTATAtcgtagtaaatattattatttgaagttttcCCTATTAAAACTCTACTGCTGCGACAACAATAAAGCCAGTCATTATCCTGCACCACCATCATTAACCGATGACGTACCTATCAAAGTTGTAGAAATACAATGACAACAGTTGAAGATCGCGTTACTATCATATATCGGTACTACAGCAATCGTggcaaaaatagttttttgcaTCCATTAAAATTTTCCGTCAACACACTcgtatcttattttaaaaattctattaaaagaAAACGCTCAGCGTTCGTCATCTACAACTGGCCTAAAGTGTCTAGCCCACTTGAAAAACATACAGGAACCGGAAAAtcgttatactattataaacgaATATCACTCAAATAGTAAAAAGCTCGtttgaattgaaaattcaCGTAACttgaataaatcaaaaatagttttcagacccagaaaaactttttatcgAACCTGCaactcaatttataatatttttaagcccTTTTTGACTTATTACATTCTTAACAATGTTATGTTTGATCCACGATAAATCCTATTGGTCCGACACGGACGTACCTAAAAAACTTCAAACGAGTATTTTCTACAGATATTTAAAGTGTtgctttttattcataaatacctctgtaaaatgtttattgtatcaATGTCTTGCAAATATcttgagttaaaaatatttcaatttttgctTACTGtcttattatgaattatgataatgtttaagtatttttaaatttgtttttctaaatCATCGTGTTGTTTAACTGTAcataatttcttaataaatttgataaaaattacaacccttacatattactattactatagatataataaataaaatattaggtacaaaGTAACTATTCGGGTACCTTTTTAACTTGATAATTAGattgttaactataatattatgtaagtttgTTAAAGtgttatagtatgtatattgtgtattatactattgtgtTAGTTATtcctactaaaataaaaaatatattatacatttagttatcattatttacatcatttataaaataattcaaacaaatatgttaagatataaaatgttaaatgaatcagacatttaaatttgaaaataaatttaaaaaataatgttgttgttttttttaaatattaattcttcatttttaaatgtatagagttattatattactatat
Protein-coding regions in this window:
- the LOC114120910 gene encoding AT-rich interactive domain-containing protein 1B-like; this translates as MNSALLSRAFRILIFASWAQRVVWCQYYGEQIGDGRGHNEEHHEDHHVKPLYKYGYWVHDPKTKDVKSHWEHRDGDTVHGSYSFLQPDGHMRVVEYTADKHNGFNAHVKYMYEGHGEGSDGGGGDGGGFGGIGGGGGGFGGGGGGFGGGGGGGGGFGGFDHHLEDASGKQSAHIGGGKGAGPSSRPKQPLHKFYKKPRTEKQGGQPGQYKKPHQFDGRPKPIGGYKKQRLSPGAEQSAEHHIGGRPNGHFDQLPKFGAAPGHHHGHANPPGGSSVGNPDRYLANQQLLVPGGGSPERYQSNHLGGGTGPFVYLAEDQGAEQPAADHFSRKYASPAVASDKSAYLTGIQHLSSEHDVVVHRRQPDVAPAASTEHQHHRSSSEERQQQVPGSELEPPRPEQEDGFSGRSRDDASAPAQYDDNDDDRSRERDDGGDYREDHAADSADETPATTMVQNKQPLREYRFEEPPYPFEIPENVRISSKYHKRHSSQPSPAAVDWHQPYQSASSYFPSWYRGSGNLQKHYH